A window from Prochlorococcus marinus CUG1435 encodes these proteins:
- a CDS encoding tetratricopeptide repeat protein, whose translation MMKKRTAFIGAILSLIPLGQPLIIKTGVAVSSAGLSIFVSDNLYARGASYYLNRAYEKAEKGNYSGAIADFTRVIEINPKDGGAYYDRGVAKQALNDFYGAISDYTRAIELNPYDYAAYYNRGLVKETKGDNYGAISDYTRAIEINSKLDNAYYNRGIVKNNLKDYYGAISDYTKAIEINPTKHEAYSNRGLSKGLGLKDKKGACDDFKKAASLGNDFRISWLKTSAGKWCRNM comes from the coding sequence CTTTTATTGGGGCAATATTATCTTTAATTCCTCTTGGGCAACCTTTAATTATTAAAACTGGAGTTGCTGTATCTTCAGCAGGATTAAGTATTTTTGTTTCTGATAATTTATATGCAAGAGGTGCTTCTTATTATCTTAATCGTGCTTATGAAAAGGCAGAAAAAGGTAACTACTCAGGTGCAATTGCTGACTTTACAAGGGTGATAGAAATTAATCCAAAAGATGGAGGTGCATATTATGATCGTGGTGTGGCGAAACAAGCATTAAATGATTTTTATGGAGCAATATCTGATTACACAAGAGCAATAGAATTAAATCCATATGATTATGCAGCATATTACAACAGAGGTTTAGTTAAAGAAACAAAGGGCGATAACTATGGAGCAATATCTGATTACACAAGAGCAATAGAGATCAATTCAAAACTTGATAATGCATATTACAATCGTGGGATTGTTAAAAATAATTTAAAAGATTATTACGGGGCAATATCTGATTACACAAAAGCAATAGAAATTAATCCAACAAAACATGAAGCATACTCAAATCGTGGATTAAGTAAAGGATTGGGATTAAAGGATAAGAAAGGTGCTTGCGATGATTTTAAAAAAGCAGCATCTTTAGGAAATGATTTTCGAATAAGTTGGTTAAAGACTTCTGCAGGAAAATGGTGTAGAAATATGTAG